The DNA segment AAAATAAATTAGACATTATATACATCAAACCAAACGTCTATGAAAAGATTTCCATATTTTTATCCGACCCCAATGTCTTAATCCTTCTTTTAATTATTGCAGTACTAAGTATTTTTTTAGAACTAAAAATGCCGGGGACGTTTGTTTTTGCGGGAATAGGAATCGTAGCAATTATTTTGTTTTTATTTGGCATAAATATTATCCCTTTAAATTATATGGCTCTTTTGCTAATATTGGCAGGGATAGCACTTTTGGCTCTTGAAATTTTTATCCCGAGCTTTGGACTTTTGACTATAGCTTCAATTATAAGTCTTATATTTGGAATGAAGCTGCTTTTCAATAAAGAGGGGAATATGGAAATTGGCATATCATATACCGTCATGGCAATCACAATTATTTTCATTATAACAATTGCTGTAATTATAGGAAGGCTAATACTCAAAGATTTTAGAAAAAAGCCTGAAACAGGTATGGAAAAGCTTATTGGAATGACTGCTATAGTAAAAGTTTGGGAAGGAAATAAAGGTAAGGTATTTATTAATGGTGAGTATTGGGATGCCATAGGGGAAGATAGTTTGAGCCCCGGAGAAGAGGTAGAAGTTTATAAATACAAGGATATGCTTCTATATGTCAAAAAACACTGATTTTATTTTTATACTTGATAAGTTTAACAGATTTTCAATACGTGCACTAATTTGTGCTTTTGAAAAATTTTTCC comes from the Deferrivibrio essentukiensis genome and includes:
- a CDS encoding NfeD family protein; this encodes MKKILVFLLFVLSTSTLFAKNVYFIEIKGVISPFTSKYIKNAIEQAEKDSGFLVLKIDTPGGVLDSTRKIVQYIFESKVKIISFVSPQGARAGSAGTFIVLSSDMAVMAEGTNIGAAHPVSVTGKDIEGEIGKKVENDTAAFIKSIAEKTGRNIDAALDTVLNSKSYTAKEAIKNGLIDYIANSDSDILELIKKKYHENKLDIIYIKPNVYEKISIFLSDPNVLILLLIIAVLSIFLELKMPGTFVFAGIGIVAIILFLFGINIIPLNYMALLLILAGIALLALEIFIPSFGLLTIASIISLIFGMKLLFNKEGNMEIGISYTVMAITIIFIITIAVIIGRLILKDFRKKPETGMEKLIGMTAIVKVWEGNKGKVFINGEYWDAIGEDSLSPGEEVEVYKYKDMLLYVKKH